One genomic window of Cuculus canorus isolate bCucCan1 chromosome 11, bCucCan1.pri, whole genome shotgun sequence includes the following:
- the SLC26A6 gene encoding solute carrier family 26 member 6 gives MAAEMALRHRLPHEVLSEAELEEVAQRKPPTKPSLRDSLHKARCSTSTAKSLLFRFLPFLRWLPRYPVKDWLLGDIASGFSVGIMHLPQGLAYALLAGLPPVTGLYSSFYPVFLYFFFGTSRHNSVGPFAVISVMIGSVTDSLVPSENFLEFVNGTNITIVNEELRDAARVELVATITILTGIFQVALGLLQFGFVVTYLSDPLVRSYTTAASVHVLISQLKNVFGVSLAEHSGPLSLFMTIIEICQKLPQTNVGTLLTAIIAMVAIFIVKELNHKFSAKLPMPIPIELITIIISTGISYGVNLNAKFGISVVGNIPSGLKPPVVPNVSYFGQVVGNAFAIAVVGYAICISLGKIFALKHGYKVDSNQELIALGLCNFLGGFFQCFAISCSMSRSLVQESTGGNSQVAGVIASLVILVTLLKIGELFRDLPKAILSAIIIINLKGMFKQFKDLRTLWKSNRVDLMVWIVTFVATLTLNLDIGLGASVAFGLLTVIFRTQLPHYSILGRISNTDIYKDVTEYQMAQEIPGVKIFRSSTTLYFANVELYSEALKKKSGINVDRLIEKKKKALKKLKKQQKKAEKEKAKRKKDAEGGLNGPGVAVIELNEAKGSEPPKPTLHSLGLPQPDFHAIILDFSSVSFVDTVSIKILKNIFRDFHEIEVDVFIASCPAPVLTQLERGNFFSSTITKHFFFPSVHDAVVHASRQQRQTSVDLSTRM, from the exons ATGGCAGCAGAGATGGCACTGCGCCACCGGCTGCCCCACGAGGTGCTGAGTGAAGCTGAGCTGGAGGAGGTGGCACAGCGGAAACCTCCCACCAAGCCCTCCTTGCGTGACTCTCTCCACAAGGCCAG ATGCTCAACCTCCACTGCCAAGTCCCTTCTTTTCCGGTTCCTGCCCTTCCTGCGCTGGCTGCCCCGCTACCCGGTCAAGGACTGGCTCCTTGGGGACATCGCCTCGGGCTTCAGCGTGGGCATCATGCACCTGCCCCAGG GCCTCGCCTACGCACTGCTGGCTGGGCTGCCGCCCGTCACCGGTCTCTATTCCTCCTTTTACCCCGTCTTTCTCTACTTCTTCTTCGGGACATCCAGGCACAACTCTGTGG GCCCCTTTGCCGTCATCTCTGTCATGATTGGGAGCGTGACAGACTCCCTGGTGCCTAGTGAGAACTTCCTGGAGTTCGTCAATGGCACCAACATCACGATAGTCAATGAGGAACTGCGTGATGCCGCCAGGGTAGAGTTGGTGGCCACCATCACCATCCTGACGGGTATCTTCCAG GTGGCCCTGGGACTCCTGCAGTTTGGCTTTGTGGTGACCTACCTCTCAGACCCGCTGGTGCGCAGCTACAccactgctgcctctgtgcaTGTCCTCATCTCCCAGCTCAAGAATGTCTTTGGAGTCTCCTTGGCTGAGCATTCAGGGCCGCTCTCGCTGTTCATG ACCATCATCGAGATCTGCCAAAAATTGCCACAGACCAATGTGGGCACCCTGTTGACAGCCATCATTGCCATGGTGGCCATATTCATCGTGAAAGAGCTCAACCACAAGTTCAGTGCCAAGCTGCCCATGCCCATCCCCATCGAGCTTATCACG ATCATCATCTCAACCGGCATCTCCTACGGTGTCAACCTGAATGCTAAGTTTGGCATCTCCGTGGTGGGCAACATCCCCAGTGG GTTGAAGCCGCCTGTGGTCCCTAATGTCAGCTACTTTGGGCAGGTGGTGGGCAACGCCTTCGCCATTGCCGTGGTGGGCTATGCCATCTGCATCTCCCTGGGCAAGATTTTTGCCCTCAAGCATGGCTACAAAGTAGACAGCAACCAG GAGCTGATCGCGCTGGGCCTCTGCAACTTCCTGGGAGGCTTCTTCCAGTGTTTTGCCATCAGCTGCTCCATGTCGCGGAGCTTGGTACAGGAGAGCACAGGGGGCAACAGCCAG GTAGCAGGTGTCATCGCATCCCTGGTCATCCTGGTGACCCTCCTGAAGATCGGAGAGCTCTTCCGCGACCTACCCAAG GCCATCTTATCTGctatcatcatcatcaaccTCAAGGGCATGTTCAAGCAGTTCAAGGATCTCCGCACGCTCTGGAAGTCCAACCGGGTGGACTTG ATGGTCTGGATTGTGACATTCGTGGCCACCCTCACACTGAACTTGGACATCGGCCTGGGGGCCTCAGTGGCCTTTGGGCTGCTCACTGTCATCTTCCGCACCCAGCT cccccactACTCCATCCTGGGGCGCATCTCCAACACCGACATCTACAAGGACGTGACTGAATACCAGATG GCACAGGAGATTCCTGGTGTGAAGATCTTCCgctcctccaccaccctctATTTTGCCAACGTGGAGTTGTACTCTGAGGCCCTGAAGAAGAAG AGTGGCATCAACGTGGACCGCCTGATcgagaagaagaagaaggccctcaagaagctgaagaaacagcagaagaaagcagaaaaggagaaggcaaagaggaaaaag gaTGCAGAGGGTGGGCTGAACGGTCCAGGTGTGGCAGTGATCGAGCTGAATGAGGCAAAGGGCAGCGAGCCCCCCAAGCCCACCCTGCACAGCCTGGGGCTGCCACAGCCTGACTTCCATGCCATCATCTTGGACTTCAGCTCCGTCAGCTTTGTGGACACCGTCTCCATCAAGATCCTGAAGAAC ATCTTCAGGGACTTCCATGAGATAGAAGTGGATGTCTTCATTGCCAGCTGCCCAG CGCCTGTCCTTACCCAGCTGGAGCGGGGCAACTTCTTCAGCTCAACCATCACCAAGCACTTCTTCTTCCCCTCGGTGCATGATGCTGTGGTCCACGCCAGCAGGCAGCAGCGCCAGACCTCG GTGGACCTCAGCACCAGAATGTAG